The window GCTGGCTCGCGCCCTTCCTCCTGGTGATCATGGTGGCGGGAGCCTACCAGACCACGCGTGATTGGGGCGACCTGATCGCCTTCCTGGTGATCGGTCTGTTGGGCTGGATCATGAAAGCGCTCGACTTCCCCCGTCCGCCCCTTCTCATCGGCTTCGTGCTGGCAGCGAGCGCCGAGCGCTACCTGTGGATCTCGGCCACCCGCTACGGGTGGACGTGGCTGAAGGACCCCGGCGTCATCCTGATCGCGCTCGTCACCATCGCGCTGACCGTGGCCGGCTCTCGCCTGCGCGGCTCCATCTCCAGACAGGGGCTGGCCTCATGAGCAGGCGGGCGGCGCGCCTGGCGCTCACGCTGGTGATCGGTGTGCTCTTCGCGCTGGCGGCCGTGCATGCGCGCAGCTTCCCGTTTCGAGCACGGGTGTTCCCGATGAGCGTGGGCGGCGCCGGCGCCCTGCTGGCGTTGGTGACCCTCCTGCGCGAGTGGACCCGGGACGCCGGGCCCGAATCACCCGCCGGACCAGGGGACCGCGTCCTGCTTTTCCGCTACCTCACCTGGGTGCTCGCCTACTACGGGCTGATCTGGCTGATCGGGTTCGTGATCGCCTCCGCAGTCTTCGTGGTGGGGTTCCTCTGGCGTGAGGCCCGGGCTCGGCCCTGGGTGGCGGCGCTGGCAGGCACCCTGACGGGGCTCGCGTTGTGGGTCATGGGCAGCGTTCTGCGCCTCCAGTGGATCGTGGGACGGATCGCGGGGTGATAGCGGGCATGGGAACACTGCGCGCTCCACTCTGGCTGCTGATCGGATCTCTCCTGGTGCTGACCTCGTGCGCCGACCGCCGCTGGTCCCCGGAGGAGATCGAGAACGCCCAGCACCTGCTGAACGCACAGCAGGCCGACGTGATCGCGGAACGGATGGGCAGCATGGACTCCCCCCACGCCACTCCGGGAGACGCGATGACGCGCGCGGTGCTCGAGCACCGTCGCGAAGCGCTGCGCCAAGCGCGCCTCGTACGGGACGATGTGCTGGAGAAAGCACGACCCGGTCTGAGCCAACAGTTCCGAGACACGTTCGAGCGCGGCCTGGAGTTGCTGATCGAGGGGGCCGAAACCGGGGACGCGGATCTCCAGAGCGAGGGGGCGCAGCTGCACCAGGCCTGGATCGACTGGTCGCACGAGCACGGAAGCGAAATCCTCATCCCGCAGGCAGCGGGCATCGAGGTCGCGCCCGCCGCTCCCGTCGATACGGTTTGAGGGGAACCGGCGCTGACCCGGGCGCGCGCTGATCGGGGCGTGCTCTAGGTCTCGCCCGCGAGCACCGTGTCGTACCTGTCCGCGAGCTCACCGTGCAGCTGTCGGAGCACGCCCACCTGCCCGGCCAGCCGCGGTACGAGCTCGGGCGAATTCGGCAGGCTCAACTCTCCCATGCT is drawn from Gemmatimonadota bacterium and contains these coding sequences:
- a CDS encoding tripartite tricarboxylate transporter TctB family protein; the encoded protein is MSRRAARLALTLVIGVLFALAAVHARSFPFRARVFPMSVGGAGALLALVTLLREWTRDAGPESPAGPGDRVLLFRYLTWVLAYYGLIWLIGFVIASAVFVVGFLWREARARPWVAALAGTLTGLALWVMGSVLRLQWIVGRIAG